The following are encoded in a window of Hirundo rustica isolate bHirRus1 chromosome 23, bHirRus1.pri.v3, whole genome shotgun sequence genomic DNA:
- the NECTIN1 gene encoding nectin-1 isoform X3: MASRLQTSCRASWWTIGVCILAAALLPGLQAQSVLVNDSVSGFIGTDVVLHCSFTNPLPNVKITQVTWQKATNGTKQNVAIYNPAMGVSILSPYKERVTFRNPSFKDGTIQLSRLELEDEGVYICEFATFPTGNREGQLNLTVLAKPTNWMEGTKRPLIAKAGRTEKILVATCTSSNGKPPSTVTWDTKLKGEAEFQEIRNSNGTVTVISRYRLVPSREAHRQQLVCVVNYQLERFTDSITLNVQYEPEVTIEGFDGNWFLNRKDVKLICKSDANPPAHTYEWKLPNGTLPGSVEIQNNTIYFKGPVSYSVAGTYVCEATNAIGTRSGLVEVNVTEFPYTPSPIDDHKSMVQPNIPTPVIGGIVGGVSLVLLVAVVLFVVLRRRRHTFKGDYSTKKHVYGNGYSKAGIPQHHPPMAQNLQYPDDSDDEKKPGPLGGSTYEDEDEDAGGERKLGGPKAYEEDAKRPYFTVDEGEAHPEPYDERTLGFQYDPEQLDLADNMVSQNDGSFISKKEWYV, translated from the exons GGCTGCAAGCTCAGAGCGTCTTGGTCAATGACTCCGTCTCGGGGTTCATCGGCACGGACGTGGTGCTGCACTGCAGCTTCACCAACCCGCTGCCCAACGTGAAGATCACGCAGGTGACGTGGCAGAAGGCCACCAACGGCACCAAGCAGAATGTGGCCATCTACAACCCCGCCATGGGCGTGTCCATCCTGTCCCCCTACAAGGAGAGGGTGACCTTCCGGAACCCTTCCTTCAAGGATGGCACCATCCAGCTGTCCcggctggagctggaggatgAGGGGGTTTACATCTGTGAGTTTGCCACTTTCCCAACCGGCAACCGGGAAGGGCAGCTGAACCTCACCGTGCTGG CCAAGCCCACGAATTGGATGGAGGGCACCAAGAGGCCACTGATCGCCAAGGCTGGCAGGACAGAAAAGATCTTGGTAGCCACCTGCACCTCCTCCAACGGGAAACCCCCCAGCACCGTCACCTGGGACACGAAGCTGAAAGGGGAAGCGGAGTTCCAGGAGATCCGGAACAGCAACGGCACGGTGACGGTGATCAGCCGGTACCGGCTGGTGCCCAGCCGCGAGGCGCACCGCCAGCAGCTCGTCTGCGTGGTCAACTACCAGCTGGAGAGGTTCACCGACAGCATCACCCTCAACGTGCAGT ATGAGCCTGAAGTCACCATCGAGGGCTTTGATGGCAACTGGTTCCTGAACCGCAAGGATGTGAAGCTGATCTGCAAATCTGATGCCAACCCCCCAGCTCACACCTACGAGTGGAAGCT GCCAAACGGGACGCTGCCAGGGAGCGTGGAAATCCAGAACAACACCATCTACTTCAAAGGGCCCGTGTCCTACAGCGTGGCGGGCACCTACGTCTGCGAGGCCACCAACGCCATCGGGACACGCTCGGGCTTGGTGGAGGTCAACGTCACAG AATTTCCCTACACCCCGTCTCCAATCGATGATCACAAATCCATGGTGCAGCCGAACATCCCCACACCGGTGATTGGGGGCATAGTGGGAGGCGTCTCGCTGGTCCTGCTGGTGGCCGTGGTGCTCTTTGTGGTGCTCCGGCGCCGGCGTCACACCTTCAAGGGTGACTACAGCACAAAGAAGCACGTGTACGGCAACGGCTACAGCAAGGCCGGCATCCCGCAGCACCACCCGCCCATGGCGCAGAACCTGCAGTACCCCGACGACTCGGACGACGAGAAGAAGCCGGGCCCCTTGGGCGGCAGCACCTACGAGGACGAGGATGAGGACGCGGGAGGCGAGCGCAAGCTGGGCGGCCCCAAAGCCTACGAGGAGGACGCCAAGAGGCCTTACTTCACCGTGGACGAGGGCGAGGCCCACCCCGAACCTTACGACGAGAGGACACTCGGCTTCCAGTACGACCCCGAGCAGCTCGACCTGGCCGACAACATGGTGTCGCAGAACGACGGgtcttttatttccaaaaagGAGTGGTACGTGTAG